From the genome of Triticum aestivum cultivar Chinese Spring chromosome 3B, IWGSC CS RefSeq v2.1, whole genome shotgun sequence, one region includes:
- the LOC123065203 gene encoding mitochondrial arginine transporter BAC2, translating into MEFWPEFLASSGGHEFVAGGVGGMAGVLAGHPLDTLRIRLQQPPRPVSPGITAARVTRPPSAVALLRGILRAEGPSALYRGMGAPLASVAFQNAMVFQVYAILSRSLDRRMSTSEPPSYTSVALAGVGTGALQTLILSPVELVKIRLQLEAAGRKRQGPVDMARDIMRREGLRGIYRGLTVTALRDAPSHGVYFWTYEYARERLHPGCRRTGQESLATMLVSGGLAGVASWVCCYPLDVVKSRLQAQTQTHPPSPRYRGVVDCFRKSVREEGLPVLWRGLGTAVARAFVVNGAIFSAYELALRFLVRNNGRQTLVMEEMKCHDH; encoded by the exons ATGGAGTTCTGGCCCGAGTTCTTGGCGAGCAGCGGCGGGCATGAGTTCGTGGCGGGAGGCGTTGGCGGCATGGCCGGCGTGCTGGCGGGCCACCCGCTGGACACGCTCCGCATCCGCCTGCAGCAGCCGCCGCGGCCCGTGAGCCCCGGGATCACCGCCGCGCGGGTGACGCGCCCGCCCTCCGCCGTCGCGCTGCTGCGCGGCATCCTCCGCGCCGAGGGCCCCTCCGCGCTCTACCGCGGCATGGGCGCGCCCCTCGCCTCCGTCGCCTTCCAG AATGCAATGGTCTTCCAAGTGTACGCAATCCTCTCGCGGTCGCTGGATCGACGGATGTCCACCTCCGAGCCTCCCTCCTACACAAGCGTGGCACTCGCCGGCGTGGGCACCGGGGCACTGCAGACGCTGATCCTGTCCCCCGTGGAGCTCGTCAAGATCAGGCTGCagctggaggcggcggggcggaAGCGCCAGGGGCCGGTGGACATGGCCCGGGACATCATGCGGAGGGAGGGCCTGCGCGGCATATACCGCGGGCTCACGGTCACCGCGCTCCGGGACGCGCCGTCGCACGGCGTCTACTTCTGGACGTACGAGTACGCGCGGGAGCGGCTGCACCCGGGCTGCCGCCGCACAGGGCAAGAGAGCCTCGCCACGATGCTCGTGTCCGGTGGCCTCGCGGGGGTCGCCAGCTGGGTCTGCTGCTACCCGCTGGACGTGGTGAAGTCGCGGCTGCAGGCGCAGACGCAGACGCACCCGCCGTCGCCGAGGTACCGCGGCGTCGTCGACTGCTTCCGGAAGAGCGTGAGGGAGGAGGGGCTCCCGGTGCTGTGGCGCGGCCTCGGCACGGCCGTGGCGCGGGCGTTCGTCGTCAACGGCGCCATCTTCTCGGCCTACGAGCTGGCCCTGCGCTTCTTGGTGCGCAACAACGGCCGCCAGACGCTGGTAATGGAGGAGATGAAGTGCCATGATCACTGA